The following proteins come from a genomic window of Pyxidicoccus sp. MSG2:
- a CDS encoding bifunctional 3-(3-hydroxy-phenyl)propionate/3-hydroxycinnamic acid hydroxylase, giving the protein MAPESVDVIIVGCGPVGAMAANLLGQHGVRTLVIEREPAPHGQSRAISVDDEAQRIFQSVGLVDELGPGFFPCRLLKYLDDELRTLAEVDFTKVDQPFGHFVGAFFQQPRLEAALRRGMDRFPHVSLWQGHEVESFVQDDEGVTARVKECASEHAVTVHARYLLACDGAHSAIRRRLGLKLEGTTALEHSLAITVATTTPDPEFTAYLCGPRRRGFITRTARDEMRFDIILAPDEDLEAARRPEFVRSLIAPYLDPATVKVRSVNVYSYHSRLAEKWRVGRAFLLGDAAHLMPPFLGQGLCAGFRDAANLAWKLGLVLGGAADASLLDTYEQERRAHVAEVIRSSDAMGRVMMTGGQVLARARNALIQLLYRLPVTGDFIRQYKVKPMMPLEQGFLVHARRAKKDAPEGTYFPQPRVALPDGSSALLDDVLGEGFAVLTRPGASLEAQREARTLAEELGARWLPVSAAERTGSIRAEGVVDVEGRLGAWFAQHSADVVVLRPDRYVYGTAGGGGQGHLQGSLRGRIRPLARQGHGEVRRAS; this is encoded by the coding sequence ATGGCTCCAGAGTCTGTTGATGTCATCATTGTCGGGTGTGGGCCTGTTGGAGCGATGGCGGCGAACCTGCTGGGTCAGCACGGGGTGCGCACCCTCGTCATCGAGCGGGAGCCGGCGCCCCACGGCCAGTCCCGCGCCATCAGCGTGGATGACGAGGCGCAGCGCATCTTCCAGTCGGTGGGCCTCGTGGACGAGCTGGGGCCGGGCTTCTTCCCGTGCCGGCTCCTGAAGTACCTGGACGACGAGCTGCGCACGCTGGCGGAGGTGGACTTCACGAAGGTGGACCAGCCCTTCGGCCACTTCGTGGGCGCGTTCTTCCAGCAGCCTCGTCTGGAGGCGGCGCTGCGCAGGGGCATGGACCGCTTCCCCCACGTGAGCCTCTGGCAGGGCCACGAGGTCGAGTCCTTCGTGCAGGACGACGAGGGCGTGACGGCGCGGGTGAAGGAGTGCGCGAGCGAGCACGCAGTGACGGTGCACGCCCGCTACCTGCTGGCCTGCGACGGCGCGCACAGCGCCATCCGTCGGCGTCTGGGCCTGAAGCTCGAGGGGACGACGGCGCTGGAGCACTCGCTCGCCATCACCGTGGCCACCACCACGCCGGACCCGGAGTTCACGGCGTACCTCTGCGGCCCCAGGCGCCGCGGCTTCATCACCCGTACGGCGCGCGACGAGATGCGCTTCGACATCATCCTCGCGCCGGACGAGGACCTGGAGGCGGCGCGCCGGCCCGAGTTCGTCCGGAGCCTCATCGCGCCCTACCTGGACCCGGCGACGGTGAAGGTCCGTTCCGTCAATGTGTACTCGTACCACAGCCGTCTCGCGGAGAAGTGGCGGGTGGGCCGGGCGTTCCTCCTCGGAGACGCCGCGCACCTGATGCCGCCCTTCCTGGGGCAGGGGCTGTGCGCGGGCTTTCGGGACGCGGCGAACCTGGCGTGGAAGCTGGGACTGGTGCTCGGGGGCGCGGCGGATGCGTCGCTGCTGGACACGTACGAGCAGGAGCGGCGCGCGCACGTGGCGGAGGTCATCCGCAGCTCGGACGCCATGGGCCGGGTGATGATGACGGGCGGGCAGGTGCTGGCCCGGGCGCGCAACGCCCTCATCCAGTTGCTCTACCGTCTGCCCGTCACCGGTGACTTCATCCGCCAGTACAAGGTCAAGCCGATGATGCCGCTGGAGCAGGGCTTCCTCGTCCACGCACGCCGCGCGAAGAAGGACGCCCCGGAGGGCACCTACTTTCCGCAGCCTCGCGTGGCGCTGCCGGACGGAAGTTCCGCCCTGCTGGACGACGTCCTCGGCGAGGGCTTCGCGGTGCTGACGCGACCCGGGGCTTCACTGGAAGCGCAGCGCGAGGCCCGGACGCTGGCGGAGGAACTGGGCGCGCGCTGGCTGCCGGTGTCCGCGGCGGAGCGCACCGGTTCCATCCGGGCGGAAGGGGTGGTGGACGTGGAAGGCCGGCTCGGTGCCTGGTTCGCGCAGCACTCGGCGGACGTCGTGGTGCTCCGCCCGGACCGCTACGTCTACGGCACGGCGGGTGGCGGTGGGCAGGGGCACCTGCAGGGCTCGCTGCGCGGACGCATCCGCCCGCTGGCGCGCCAGGGGCACGGCGAGGTCCGGCGCGCAAGTTGA
- the menC gene encoding o-succinylbenzoate synthase has translation MRIAKASLTPLRLELLQPLKTSRSTHAAREGFLVRLEDEAGRVGLGEAMPLPEFGTETLADCGATLEAWLAALKGQFLGDSVRAIEDTLSPFPPAVARGDGVRIRSRQTTPEGPMPASEHALELALLDLLAQRQGVPLCWLLAEEARTEVAVNALLSGDGPEALAEEARKAVAEGYGTLKLKVAGRPLDDDEQRVKAVREAVGPDVKLRLDANGGWTEPEAKRALDKLGWYGLELVEQPTPPEDLAALWRVQRRAPCMVAADESLGSPEALRALLAVDPLMGGGPAVGAVVLKPMVLGGLLPCLVVAMRAARLGMQSYVTSSLDGVVARAGATHLAAALPSGALASGLAVGRLFAHEPASHPYRPVHGHIRLPQAPGLGLTPEMVG, from the coding sequence ATGCGCATCGCCAAGGCCTCACTTACCCCGTTGCGGCTGGAGCTGCTCCAGCCCCTGAAAACGTCCCGAAGCACCCATGCGGCGCGCGAGGGTTTCCTCGTGCGACTGGAGGACGAAGCGGGACGCGTGGGCCTCGGCGAGGCGATGCCGCTGCCGGAGTTCGGCACGGAGACGCTCGCTGACTGTGGCGCCACGCTGGAGGCCTGGCTTGCGGCGCTGAAGGGACAGTTCCTCGGGGACTCGGTGCGAGCCATCGAGGACACGCTGTCCCCGTTCCCACCGGCGGTGGCGCGAGGTGACGGCGTGCGCATCCGTTCCCGCCAGACCACGCCGGAAGGGCCGATGCCTGCCTCGGAGCACGCGCTGGAGCTGGCGCTGCTGGACCTGCTGGCGCAGCGGCAGGGCGTCCCGCTGTGCTGGCTGCTGGCCGAGGAGGCGCGCACGGAGGTCGCGGTGAATGCGCTGCTCAGCGGGGACGGGCCGGAGGCGCTGGCGGAGGAGGCCCGCAAGGCGGTGGCCGAGGGCTATGGGACGCTCAAGCTGAAGGTGGCGGGCCGCCCGCTGGACGACGACGAGCAGCGCGTGAAGGCGGTGCGCGAGGCCGTGGGGCCGGACGTGAAGCTGCGGCTGGACGCGAATGGCGGCTGGACCGAGCCCGAGGCGAAGCGCGCGCTGGACAAGCTGGGCTGGTACGGCCTGGAGCTGGTGGAGCAGCCCACGCCGCCGGAGGACCTGGCGGCGCTGTGGCGGGTGCAGCGGCGGGCACCGTGCATGGTGGCGGCGGACGAGTCGCTCGGCTCGCCCGAGGCGCTGCGGGCACTGCTGGCGGTGGACCCGCTGATGGGCGGAGGCCCCGCGGTGGGCGCGGTGGTGCTCAAGCCGATGGTGCTGGGTGGGCTGCTGCCGTGCCTGGTGGTGGCGATGCGGGCGGCGCGGCTGGGCATGCAGTCGTACGTCACCAGCTCGCTGGACGGAGTGGTGGCGCGGGCCGGCGCGACACACCTCGCGGCGGCACTGCCCTCGGGCGCGCTGGCGTCGGGGCTCGCGGTGGGGCGCCTCTTCGCGCACGAGCCCGCGTCGCACCCGTATCGCCCCGTGCACGGGCACATCCGGCTGCCCCAGGCCCCCGGTCTGGGCCTGACGCCCGAGATGGTGGGCTGA
- a CDS encoding isochorismate synthase produces MKTLNPVEGQRWVAGMMPLAEGDPLAGADVLGVPSVYWERPLAQEAAAGWGEAAVVVAEDASQAPAALASLGALSLRWVGEAPESMPGPWFGGMRFGATGAPDAAWDAHGVARWTLPEVLVWRDGAGLMVAAFAPEGRGGEDAVRSRLERVRACFPATYRHPKGAQVALALASSRPAFEARVERALEAIASGHLQKVVLARSLDAEGPAAFDVVDVLSRLREQNPRCATFLFRAPDGACFLGATPETLCRVDGQVLQTEALAGTASPGDAAGLKGHDKDLREHDSVVRYILATLRPLAEKVTSDAEPALLTLKNLVHLRTGIRADLKPGVTAAQVVAALHPTPAVGGFPRERALSFLVEHEGLDRGWYAGPVGWVGPKRAHLMVALRSALVRGGKARLFVGVGLVAGSTPEAEWRETEMKSLAMLRALGGGDVVRR; encoded by the coding sequence ACTGGGAGCGGCCGCTGGCCCAGGAGGCCGCCGCCGGCTGGGGCGAGGCCGCGGTGGTGGTGGCGGAGGACGCATCCCAGGCCCCGGCCGCGCTGGCGTCCCTGGGCGCCCTGTCGCTGCGCTGGGTGGGTGAAGCGCCCGAGTCCATGCCCGGCCCCTGGTTCGGCGGAATGCGCTTCGGCGCCACCGGTGCGCCGGACGCGGCGTGGGACGCCCACGGCGTGGCGCGCTGGACGTTGCCGGAGGTGCTGGTGTGGCGTGACGGGGCGGGGCTGATGGTGGCGGCCTTCGCGCCGGAGGGTCGGGGTGGTGAGGATGCGGTGCGCTCGCGGCTGGAGCGGGTGCGCGCGTGCTTCCCGGCGACGTACCGGCATCCGAAGGGCGCGCAGGTGGCGCTGGCGCTGGCCTCCTCGCGGCCCGCCTTCGAGGCGCGGGTGGAGCGCGCGCTGGAGGCGATTGCCTCGGGCCACCTCCAGAAGGTGGTGCTGGCGCGCTCGCTGGACGCGGAAGGGCCGGCGGCCTTCGACGTGGTGGACGTGCTGTCGCGGCTGCGCGAGCAGAACCCGCGCTGCGCCACCTTCCTCTTCCGCGCGCCGGACGGGGCCTGCTTCCTGGGCGCCACGCCGGAGACGCTGTGCCGCGTGGACGGACAGGTGCTCCAGACGGAGGCCCTCGCGGGCACGGCGTCGCCGGGGGATGCGGCCGGGTTGAAGGGGCACGACAAGGACTTGCGCGAGCACGACTCGGTGGTGCGCTACATCCTCGCGACGCTGCGCCCCCTGGCGGAGAAGGTGACGTCGGACGCGGAGCCCGCGCTGCTCACACTGAAGAATCTGGTGCACCTGCGCACGGGCATCCGCGCGGACCTGAAGCCCGGAGTCACGGCGGCGCAGGTGGTGGCGGCGCTGCACCCGACGCCGGCGGTGGGCGGCTTCCCGCGCGAGCGGGCGCTGTCCTTCCTGGTGGAGCACGAGGGGTTGGACCGCGGCTGGTATGCGGGGCCGGTGGGCTGGGTGGGTCCGAAGCGCGCGCACCTGATGGTGGCGCTGCGCTCGGCGCTGGTGCGCGGTGGGAAGGCGCGGCTGTTCGTGGGCGTGGGGCTGGTGGCGGGCTCCACTCCGGAAGCCGAGTGGCGGGAGACGGAGATGAAGAGCCTGGCCATGTTGCGGGCGCTGGGAGGCGGGGATGTCGTCCGACGCTAA
- the menE gene encoding o-succinylbenzoate--CoA ligase gives MTDPKAVEAGTSPGARGGRACPLREGARRYPEAEALTFAGSAWTYRALDVEVGRWVKALEDRGVGAGDRVALLATNHVASVCLFWALGRLGAVLAPLNARLTRAELGPLMEDVEPRLVLALGALMDRLPGAEGLESLVAPHSTPSPTCEPLAEDAPRVLLFTSGTTGRPKGAVLTEGNFRASSKASAANLGAHPAPRWLGTLPLFHVGGLAMLTRTAYEGGALILHDRFDADAVNRAIDVEGISHASLVATTLERVLDARGDRPVPPTFRLALIGGGPVPVPLLARARAAGLLALQTYGLTEACSQVTTERPSEADGRTAGPPLPGMHVRIIGEDGTPQGSGVEGDIEVRGPTVMAGYWKRPDATRDVLRDGWLRTKDVGVLDAHGRLTVLSRRTDLIVRGGENLYPAEIEAVLANHPAVQEAAVVGVPDARWGEVPVAFLALRAGQPTPPSEALDAWCRQSLAGFKTPARFTWVDALPRNAMGKVERTVLRQRSIG, from the coding sequence ATGACGGACCCGAAGGCGGTCGAAGCTGGCACTTCCCCTGGCGCCCGAGGCGGTCGGGCGTGTCCCCTCCGCGAAGGAGCCCGGCGGTACCCGGAGGCCGAGGCGCTCACCTTCGCCGGAAGCGCGTGGACGTACCGGGCGCTGGACGTGGAGGTGGGCCGGTGGGTGAAGGCCCTCGAGGACCGGGGTGTCGGCGCCGGGGACCGCGTGGCGCTGCTCGCGACGAACCATGTGGCGTCCGTGTGCCTCTTCTGGGCCCTGGGGCGCCTGGGCGCCGTGCTGGCCCCCCTCAATGCGCGCCTCACGCGGGCGGAACTGGGGCCGCTGATGGAGGACGTGGAGCCCCGCCTGGTGCTCGCCCTGGGCGCGCTGATGGACCGGCTCCCCGGCGCGGAAGGCCTGGAGTCCCTCGTCGCCCCTCACTCCACGCCATCACCCACGTGTGAGCCGCTGGCGGAGGATGCGCCCAGGGTGCTCCTCTTCACGAGCGGGACGACGGGGCGGCCCAAGGGGGCGGTGCTCACGGAGGGCAACTTCCGGGCCTCCTCCAAGGCCTCCGCGGCGAACCTGGGCGCACACCCCGCGCCCCGCTGGCTGGGCACGCTGCCTCTCTTCCATGTGGGCGGGCTCGCCATGCTCACGCGCACGGCCTACGAGGGCGGCGCGCTCATCCTCCATGACCGCTTCGACGCGGACGCGGTCAACCGGGCCATCGACGTGGAGGGCATCTCGCACGCGAGCCTCGTGGCCACCACGCTCGAGCGCGTCCTGGATGCGCGAGGTGATCGCCCGGTGCCGCCGACCTTCCGGCTGGCGCTCATCGGCGGAGGCCCCGTCCCCGTTCCCCTGCTGGCGCGTGCGCGGGCCGCGGGACTGCTGGCGCTCCAGACGTACGGCCTCACGGAGGCGTGCTCCCAGGTGACGACGGAGCGCCCCAGCGAAGCCGACGGCCGCACCGCGGGCCCTCCGCTCCCCGGCATGCACGTCCGCATCATCGGCGAGGACGGCACCCCGCAAGGCTCCGGCGTGGAAGGGGACATCGAGGTGCGTGGCCCGACGGTGATGGCGGGCTACTGGAAGCGCCCGGACGCCACGCGCGACGTCCTCCGAGACGGCTGGCTGCGCACGAAGGACGTGGGCGTGCTCGACGCGCACGGTCGCCTCACCGTGCTCTCACGTCGCACGGACCTCATCGTCCGGGGTGGAGAGAACCTCTACCCCGCGGAGATTGAAGCGGTGCTCGCCAACCACCCGGCGGTGCAGGAGGCCGCGGTGGTGGGCGTGCCGGACGCCCGCTGGGGCGAAGTCCCGGTAGCCTTCCTCGCGCTCCGCGCCGGCCAGCCCACGCCCCCGTCCGAGGCGCTGGACGCGTGGTGCCGCCAGTCGCTCGCGGGCTTCAAGACGCCCGCGCGCTTCACCTGGGTGGACGCGCTCCCACGCAACGCCATGGGCAAGGTCGAACGCACCGTGCTCCGCCAGCGCTCCATCGGCTGA
- the menH gene encoding 2-succinyl-6-hydroxy-2,4-cyclohexadiene-1-carboxylate synthase — translation MGVTLAYETWGEGPRPLVLLHGFTGSRSSFDDLRPFLGRAVKAIAVDLPGHGATPLPRHMGREGFLETVDALVALVDRLGQGPVDLLGYSQGARVALAAVVRAPDRFGRLIMESGSPGLHRRQERAARREADAQLAAFIRARGVDAFVDRWEALPLFEGLRQLSPERRDALRARRGACTPEGLAGALECLGLGVQPDYWPELHAQRRPTLLLTGANDAKFTQTARRMAAELPVVWRHAFADCGHAPHLEAPEAYAREVLGFLQTPWYEAPQFDSPASTVAGRMGS, via the coding sequence ATGGGCGTGACGCTGGCATATGAGACGTGGGGCGAGGGCCCCCGGCCGCTCGTGCTGCTGCACGGCTTCACGGGCAGCCGGAGCTCCTTCGACGACCTGCGGCCCTTCCTGGGCCGCGCGGTGAAGGCCATCGCCGTGGACCTGCCCGGACACGGGGCCACGCCGCTGCCGCGGCACATGGGCCGTGAGGGCTTCCTGGAGACGGTGGACGCGCTGGTGGCGCTGGTGGACCGGCTGGGGCAGGGGCCCGTGGATTTGCTGGGCTACTCGCAGGGCGCGCGCGTGGCGCTGGCGGCGGTCGTGCGCGCACCAGACCGGTTCGGCCGGCTCATCATGGAGAGCGGCTCGCCGGGCCTGCACCGCCGGCAGGAGCGCGCGGCGCGGCGCGAGGCGGATGCGCAGCTCGCGGCCTTCATCCGAGCCCGGGGCGTGGACGCCTTCGTCGACCGCTGGGAGGCGCTCCCCCTCTTCGAGGGTCTGCGCCAGTTGTCGCCCGAGCGCCGTGACGCCCTGCGCGCCCGCCGCGGCGCCTGCACGCCGGAGGGACTCGCCGGAGCGCTGGAGTGCCTGGGCCTGGGCGTACAGCCGGACTACTGGCCGGAGCTGCACGCGCAGCGGCGGCCCACGCTGCTGCTCACCGGCGCGAACGACGCGAAGTTCACCCAGACGGCGCGCCGCATGGCCGCGGAGCTGCCGGTGGTGTGGCGCCATGCCTTCGCGGACTGCGGCCACGCGCCACACCTTGAAGCGCCGGAGGCGTACGCCCGCGAGGTGCTGGGCTTCCTCCAGACGCCCTGGTACGAGGCGCCGCAGTTCGACAGTCCCGCCTCCACGGTGGCGGGGAGGATGGGCTCGTGA
- the menD gene encoding 2-succinyl-5-enolpyruvyl-6-hydroxy-3-cyclohexene-1-carboxylic-acid synthase, translated as MSSDANVNVLWARALLEELTRGGVRHAVVCPGSRSSPLALACARSEGLRTWSVIDERSAGFFALGLAKQSRAPVVVVATSGTAGAHFYPAVIEASLAHVPLVVLTADRPLELQGWGAPQTVSQARFFGEHARLFADLGLPEASDVAVAHLRATAARAVATALRAPRGAVQLNVPFREPLAPVVEPFGEERLSALAKAGRPGAPLTRIVPPMPAPDAAALEGVRRRIAATERGVIVCGPRDEADGFAEAISALAQATGYPVLAEATSQARYGGGPLTVSHYDALLRHAPFAKAHRPELVLRFGGGLTPKVPQQWLDASGADIVLFSDGGALFDPAHRAALVVEGSAVASCEALTRGLSRGAGPWARSFLGAERLARAELESAFSEQPEVLNEPRIAREVVAALPSGVPLFVSSSMPIRDVDAFAPAGSVPLRVLANRGANGIDGIVSSALGMAAAAGRPAVLLTGDLALLHDVGAFVTAARARLSLTVVVVNNDGGGIFSFLPVAQAARPDDFESLFGTPHGVDLSHAAALGGARLHRPRTPAALRAAVREGLEGGLHLVEVRVDRAANVDEHRQLFARMAAALGDGPWA; from the coding sequence ATGTCGTCCGACGCTAACGTCAATGTGCTGTGGGCGCGCGCGTTGCTGGAAGAGCTGACGCGAGGGGGCGTGCGGCACGCGGTGGTGTGCCCGGGCTCGCGCTCGTCGCCGCTGGCGCTGGCGTGCGCCCGCTCGGAGGGGCTGCGGACCTGGTCCGTCATCGACGAGCGGAGCGCGGGCTTCTTCGCGCTGGGACTCGCGAAGCAGTCGCGGGCCCCGGTGGTCGTGGTGGCCACGAGCGGCACGGCGGGGGCGCACTTCTACCCGGCGGTCATCGAGGCGTCGCTGGCCCACGTGCCGCTGGTGGTGCTGACGGCGGACCGCCCGCTGGAGCTGCAGGGGTGGGGCGCGCCGCAGACGGTGTCGCAGGCACGCTTCTTCGGCGAGCACGCGCGCCTCTTCGCGGACCTGGGCCTGCCCGAGGCGAGTGACGTGGCCGTGGCCCACCTGCGCGCCACCGCCGCCCGCGCCGTGGCCACCGCGCTGCGCGCCCCGCGAGGCGCCGTGCAGCTCAACGTGCCCTTCCGCGAGCCGCTGGCCCCGGTGGTGGAGCCCTTCGGTGAGGAGCGACTGTCCGCGCTGGCAAAGGCGGGCCGGCCCGGGGCGCCGCTCACGCGAATCGTCCCGCCCATGCCCGCGCCGGATGCGGCCGCGCTGGAAGGCGTGCGCCGCCGCATCGCCGCCACCGAGCGCGGCGTCATCGTCTGCGGACCGCGAGACGAGGCGGACGGCTTCGCGGAGGCCATCAGCGCGCTGGCGCAGGCGACGGGCTACCCGGTGCTGGCCGAGGCCACCTCGCAGGCCCGTTATGGCGGCGGTCCGCTCACGGTGTCGCACTACGACGCGCTGCTGCGCCACGCGCCCTTCGCGAAGGCGCACCGTCCCGAGTTGGTGCTGCGCTTCGGCGGAGGGCTGACGCCCAAGGTGCCGCAGCAGTGGCTCGACGCGTCCGGCGCGGACATCGTCCTCTTCAGCGACGGGGGCGCACTGTTCGACCCGGCGCACCGGGCGGCGCTGGTGGTGGAGGGCTCGGCGGTGGCCTCTTGCGAGGCATTGACGCGCGGCCTTTCGCGCGGCGCGGGGCCCTGGGCGCGGAGCTTCCTGGGCGCGGAGAGGCTGGCGCGCGCGGAATTGGAGTCGGCCTTCTCCGAGCAGCCCGAGGTGCTCAACGAGCCGCGCATCGCGCGCGAGGTGGTGGCGGCGCTGCCGTCCGGGGTGCCGCTCTTCGTGTCCAGCAGCATGCCCATCCGCGACGTGGACGCCTTCGCCCCAGCGGGTTCGGTGCCGCTGCGAGTGCTGGCGAATCGCGGGGCCAACGGCATCGACGGCATCGTCTCCAGCGCGCTCGGCATGGCCGCGGCGGCGGGACGGCCCGCGGTGCTGCTCACCGGGGACCTGGCGCTGCTGCACGACGTGGGCGCCTTCGTCACCGCGGCGCGTGCCCGCCTGTCGCTCACCGTGGTGGTGGTGAACAACGACGGTGGCGGCATCTTCTCGTTCCTGCCGGTGGCCCAGGCGGCGCGGCCGGACGACTTCGAGTCCCTCTTCGGCACTCCTCACGGGGTGGACCTGTCCCACGCGGCCGCGCTCGGCGGGGCGCGTCTGCACCGGCCCCGGACGCCCGCGGCGCTTCGGGCGGCGGTGCGCGAGGGGCTCGAGGGGGGACTGCATCTGGTGGAGGTGCGGGTGGATCGCGCCGCCAACGTGGACGAGCACCGGCAGCTCTTCGCTCGGATGGCTGCCGCACTGGGAGACGGACCATGGGCGTGA
- a CDS encoding 1,4-dihydroxy-2-naphthoate polyprenyltransferase, protein MSTSVPGVNPSMEKPRPGVKLWVMAARPKTLTAALVPVLVGTALAFGLGVGRALPALAALLGAVLIQIGTNFINDYYDFKKGADTHERLGPKRVTQSGLIAPSTVLAGAAVCFGLATAVGLYLVVVGGWPIIAIGVASLLCGFAYTGGPFPLGYHGLGDLFVFIFFGLVAVTGTYYVQAGTVDPAAWWAAVPVGAIGTALIVVNNQRDASTDVKAGKRTLVVRFGTGMGRAEYVLLLVLSYATPFAMYALGQAGPWVFLALLSLPLAVPPLRLMLTAQGAALNPALGGTARLQLVYGLLFALGLYLR, encoded by the coding sequence GTGAGCACGTCGGTTCCTGGAGTCAATCCCTCGATGGAGAAGCCTCGTCCCGGCGTGAAGCTCTGGGTGATGGCGGCGCGGCCGAAGACGCTGACGGCGGCGTTGGTTCCGGTGCTGGTGGGTACGGCGCTCGCGTTCGGTCTGGGCGTGGGCCGCGCGCTTCCGGCGCTCGCGGCGCTGCTGGGGGCGGTGCTCATCCAGATTGGCACCAACTTCATCAACGACTACTACGACTTCAAGAAGGGCGCGGACACGCACGAGCGGCTCGGCCCCAAGCGCGTCACGCAGAGCGGCCTCATCGCGCCGAGCACGGTGCTGGCCGGCGCGGCCGTGTGTTTCGGGCTGGCGACAGCGGTGGGCCTGTACCTCGTGGTGGTGGGGGGCTGGCCCATCATCGCGATTGGTGTCGCGTCGCTGCTGTGCGGCTTCGCGTACACGGGCGGACCCTTCCCGCTGGGCTACCACGGGCTGGGAGACCTGTTCGTCTTCATCTTCTTCGGGCTCGTGGCGGTGACGGGGACGTACTACGTCCAGGCGGGCACGGTGGACCCGGCGGCGTGGTGGGCGGCAGTCCCGGTGGGGGCCATCGGCACCGCGCTCATCGTGGTGAACAACCAGCGCGACGCCTCGACGGACGTGAAGGCAGGCAAGCGCACGCTGGTGGTGCGCTTCGGCACGGGCATGGGCCGCGCGGAGTACGTGCTGCTGCTCGTGCTGTCCTATGCCACGCCCTTCGCCATGTACGCGTTGGGGCAGGCGGGCCCCTGGGTATTCCTGGCCCTGCTGAGTCTTCCACTGGCAGTTCCACCTCTGAGGTTGATGTTGACCGCCCAGGGGGCCGCGCTGAACCCGGCCCTGGGGGGAACGGCGCGGCTACAACTTGTCTATGGCCTGCTGTTCGCGCTGGGGCTGTACCTGAGATGA